From the genome of Brevinematales bacterium, one region includes:
- a CDS encoding threonylcarbamoyl-AMP synthase produces the protein MQTIKHPYRSPYRVEIGEAAGILRNGGLAVFPTETVYGLGADAFSSEAVSRIFAAKGRPPDNPLIVHIDSPAMIEQAASDIPPLAYRLMECFSPGPLSVVLPKHPSIPEIVTGGLGTVALRIPSHPIARALIAASGVPLAAPSANRSGRPSPTTYGMACGEMDGRADIILDGGDCEIGIESTVVTLAGDTAVILRPGAVTAEMIRNRLHIEVSGAAEPSEIPKSPGTKYAHYRPNAAVLLTARINDGLLYGWMDRYAGKTIGILRLFPEIMTEDGGEIRLRLDEIHARELLTGARVIERAFYSFEEYARELYRAFAEFDGMGADVIIAEAVEETGLGRALGDRLRKASGGEWV, from the coding sequence ATGCAAACCATCAAACATCCCTATCGTTCCCCGTACCGTGTTGAAATCGGCGAAGCGGCGGGAATCCTGCGTAACGGCGGGCTTGCGGTATTCCCTACCGAGACTGTCTACGGCCTCGGCGCCGACGCGTTCTCCTCGGAGGCGGTATCGCGGATATTCGCCGCGAAGGGGCGCCCGCCCGACAACCCGCTGATCGTCCATATCGACTCCCCCGCGATGATCGAGCAGGCCGCGTCGGATATCCCTCCGCTCGCGTACCGCCTGATGGAATGTTTCTCGCCCGGGCCGCTCTCCGTCGTGCTCCCGAAACACCCGTCTATACCCGAAATAGTCACCGGCGGCCTCGGCACCGTCGCCCTTCGGATACCGTCGCATCCCATAGCCCGCGCGCTGATCGCTGCGTCGGGAGTCCCCCTCGCCGCCCCGTCGGCAAACCGTTCCGGCAGGCCCAGCCCCACTACGTACGGGATGGCGTGCGGCGAGATGGACGGTCGGGCGGACATCATCCTCGACGGCGGAGACTGCGAGATCGGTATCGAGTCGACTGTCGTCACCCTCGCGGGCGATACGGCGGTCATACTGCGTCCGGGGGCGGTCACCGCCGAGATGATCCGTAACCGCCTGCATATAGAAGTATCCGGCGCGGCGGAGCCGTCGGAAATCCCCAAATCGCCCGGTACCAAGTACGCGCATTACCGCCCTAACGCGGCGGTGCTCCTCACCGCGCGGATAAACGACGGACTGCTGTACGGATGGATGGACCGTTACGCGGGGAAGACGATCGGCATCCTGCGGCTATTCCCGGAGATTATGACGGAGGACGGCGGGGAAATCCGCCTGCGCCTCGACGAGATCCACGCGCGCGAGCTTCTGACCGGGGCGCGTGTGATCGAACGGGCGTTCTACTCGTTCGAGGAGTACGCGCGCGAGCTGTACCGCGCGTTCGCGGAGTTCGACGGTATGGGCGCGGATGTGATTATCGCCGAGGCTGTCGAGGAGACCGGGCTGGGACGCGCGCTCGGGGACAGGCTGCGCAAGGCAAGCGGCGGGGAGTGGGTGTGA